A single genomic interval of Chitinophaga sp. 180180018-3 harbors:
- a CDS encoding SDR family oxidoreductase gives MNLQLENKNVFISGSTQGIGFAIAQKLLSEGAHVIINGRHSQKVNSSVEKLTSEFPAARVSGIAADFSKVNEIENLLHQLPKIDVLVNNIGIFNIKPFADISDDEWEEIFQVNVMSGVRLSRKIMHDMLERNWGRIIFISSESAINVPADMIHYGMTKTAMLAVSNGLSKLTKGTAVTVNTILGGPVYSEGVATAVEHIATTNGLPVNDIKNQIMKTNKPDSLIDRFIETSEIANVVSFLASPLSVAINGAAIRVDGGAVNTI, from the coding sequence ATGAATTTACAATTAGAGAACAAGAACGTCTTTATCAGCGGCTCTACACAGGGCATTGGATTTGCCATTGCGCAAAAACTGCTATCGGAAGGGGCACATGTAATTATTAATGGCAGGCATTCCCAAAAGGTAAACAGCAGTGTTGAAAAGCTGACATCCGAATTTCCGGCAGCCCGGGTTTCGGGCATAGCCGCAGACTTTTCAAAAGTAAATGAGATTGAAAATCTGCTTCATCAGTTGCCAAAGATTGATGTGTTGGTAAACAATATCGGGATCTTCAATATAAAACCATTTGCAGACATTTCAGATGACGAATGGGAGGAAATATTCCAGGTAAATGTCATGAGCGGTGTTCGCCTGTCAAGGAAGATTATGCACGACATGCTGGAAAGAAACTGGGGAAGAATAATTTTCATCAGTAGTGAATCTGCTATCAACGTTCCGGCAGATATGATCCATTATGGAATGACTAAGACAGCCATGCTGGCTGTTAGTAACGGGCTTTCAAAACTTACTAAAGGAACTGCCGTGACTGTAAATACAATTTTAGGAGGACCTGTTTATTCTGAGGGAGTAGCCACAGCGGTAGAGCATATTGCAACGACGAACGGTTTGCCGGTGAATGATATTAAAAATCAGATAATGAAAACCAATAAGCCTGACTCATTAATTGACAGGTTTATTGAAACATCTGAAATTGCCAACGTTGTCTCCTTCCTGGCGAGTCCGTTATCTGTTGCCATAAACGGGGCTGCCATTCGGGTTGACGGAGGCGCCGTTAATACCATTTGA